A window from Salvia miltiorrhiza cultivar Shanhuang (shh) chromosome 2, IMPLAD_Smil_shh, whole genome shotgun sequence encodes these proteins:
- the LOC131008280 gene encoding uncharacterized protein LOC131008280 → MPPRRVNRDTPENEEEPREPTPPSPPQDRRVEELFLRQNPPTFAGTGDPAETEEWIRAMERIFRFLRCNDAQRLMCVSYQLKGTADYWWEAKQKTMTPEQLDELTWELFKTALCEKFIPRSYRKKKEMEFTTLKQGNKTVVEYDRLFCNLARYAPYRVDTDEKMSELFCAGLRQEIRVVLASQTALSYAEALNRALDMELAMQPEKTTHTPTPPSAQYTQVSNTPYSNQGQKGKRKWENRGNEGKKPWQGQNVQAPFVKGDKLFYGGPATSHPGHQGIPPCPKCNKLHTGVCRAGNPNCFTCGKPGHYSSQCPNRQQGMSGGRPNQFPTPQLRAMEGILPLPQPLQQQPFRRPNQPHKQLPAPQAGIPPQYQRMYAINKKNQDKNQGNLTGIGELKGVPIVILFDTGASHSFISYTCVDTLELNLKAKTLRLLRMWTTDIILGMDWLAEHHAVIQCEQRRISFQPPGLEPTCFYAINRKWKKTPIISAVQANKILKEKGATAYLVYLSQEEEAQIKIEDVPIVREYQDVFPDILPGLPPNRQLEFTIDLEPGAAPISKAPYRMKDGSLRLCIDYRELNKVTLKNKYPLPRIDDLFDQLRGARTFSKIDLRTGYHQLRIRPEDIPKTAFRTRYGHYEFIVMPFGLTNAPAVFMDLMNRVFHEYLDQFVLVFIDDILIYSKNEKDHEEHLRTVLEKLRAEKLYAKYSKCEFWLREVNFLGHVISAAGIKVDPAKVQAVQEWRSPTTPHEIRSFLGLAGYYRRFIQDFSKIAKPITHLLKKEVKFLWTDECEQSFQELKKRLTTAPVLAVPEANKEYTIYTDASKKGLGCVLMQEGKVIAYASRQLRPHEANYPTHDLELAAVVHALKIWRHHLYGVRCEIYTDHKSLKYFFEQKDLNMRQRRWLELVKDYDCGINYHPGKANVVADALSRMERAKLGCILTKENDLVREFERLRLEVVFPPQTTDLIMATLSVTPDLRSRISGNGTTLPWTLSLPCQSRIEGIPPFG, encoded by the exons ATGCCTCCACGAAGAGTGAACAGAGATACACCCGAGAATGAGGAAGAACCCAGAGAACCTACACCGCCGTCTCCACCTCAAGATAGGAGAGTGGAAGAACTTTTCCTAAGACAGAACCCACCGACTTTCGCAGGCACGGGAGACCCTGCTGAAACGGAAGAATGGATTCGTGCTATGGAAcgaatctttcgatttttgagATGCAACGACGCACAACGTCTTATGTGCGTGTCTTACCAGCTGAAAGGAACCGCCGACTATTGGTGGGAAGCAAAGCAGAAAACTATGACCCCGGAGCAGTTAGATGAACTCACTTGGGAGCTTTTTAAGACTGCTCTATGTGAGAAGTTCATACCCAGAAGCTATAggaaaaagaaggagatggagtTTACCACCTTAAAGCAAGGGAATAAAACTGTAGTGGAGTACGATCGACTATTCTGCAATCTGGCCCGATATGCACCGTATAGAGTGGATACGGATGAGAAGATGTCCGAGTTATTTTGCGCCGGACTGCGACAAGAGATAAGAGttgtattggcaagtcaaacggcACTTTCCTACGCCGAGGCCTTGAACAGAGCTCTAGATATGGAGCTAGCAATGCAACCAGAGAAAACAACACACACACCAACGCCTCCATCAGCTCAATATACGCAAGTATCAAACACTCCCTACTCTAACCAAGGACAGAAAGGAAAACGCAAATGGGAAAATCGTGGAAATGAGGGTAAAAAGCCATGGCAAGGTCAGAATGTCCAGGCTCCATTCGTGAAAggcgataaattattttatggtgGACCAGCGACCTCACACCCCGGACACCAAGGGATACCCCCTTGTCCTAAGTGCAACAAGTTACACACAGGAGTGTGCAGAGCTGGAAACCCAAATTGTTTCACTTGTGGGAAACCAGGGCATTACTCGAGCCAGTGCCCCAACCGACAGCAagggatgagtggaggaagacCCAATCAGTTTCCAACCCCACAACTCAGAGCAATGGAAGGAATTCTTCCTCTACCTCAACCACTACAGCAACAACCTTTTCGCCGTCCAAACCAGCCTCATAAGCAGCTACCTGCACCGCAAGCAGGAATACCACCGCAATATCAAAGGATGTATGCTATCAATAAGAAGAATCAGGATAAGAACCAAGGAAACTTAACAGGTATTGGGGAACTGAAAGGTGTACCCATTGTTATTCTCTTTGATACTGGagcatcacattctttcatctcaTATACTTGTGTGGATACGTTAGAGCTGAAT cttaaggctaagaCGTTGAGACTTCTGCGCATGTGGACCACAGAcatcattttgggaatggactggttagcagaacaCCATGCGGTGATACAATGCGAGCagagacggatatcattccagccacctGGCCTGGAACCTACATGTTTTTATGCCATCAATAGgaaatggaagaagacacctATCATCTCTGCAGTGCAAGCGAACAAGATACTAAAGGAAAAGGGCGCGACAGCATATTTAGTATACTTGAGCCAAGAAGAGGAAGCACAAATAAAGATTGAAGATGTACCTATAGTGCGGGAGTATCAAGACGTTTTCCCTGATATTCTACCAGGTCTACCCCCGAACCGACAATTGGAATTCACAATCGACTTGGAACCTGGAGCAGCACCAATATCCAAAGCACCATATAGGATG aaagacgGAAGTTTAAGATTGTGTATCGATTACCGGGAATTAAACAAGGTGACCCTAAAGAATAAGTATCCTTTGCCACGTATAGAcgatttgtttgatcaacttcgaggagcacgcactttctcaaagatagatttAAGGACAGGGTATCACCAATTGAGGATACGACCTGAGGatattccaaagacagcattccgcacgagatacggacactatgagttcatagtgatgccttttggattaacaaatgcccccgccgtattcatggatctcatgaatcgagtgtttcacgaatatttggatcaattcgtgttggtattcatagacgacatcttgatttactcgaagaatgagaaggatcatgaagagcaccttagaactgtgctagagaagctaagagctgaaaagctttatgctaagtatagcaaatgtgagttttggctacgAGAAGTCAATTTCTTAGGCCACGTCATTTCAGCTGCAGGAATCAAAGTGGATCCTGCCAAAGTTCAAGCAgtgcaagaatggagatcaccaacgacaCCTCACGAGATTCGTAGCTTCCTAGGATTAGCAGGCTACTACCGTCGTTTTATACAAGATTTCTCCAAAATAGCCAAGCCTATAACTCATCTgctcaagaaagaagtcaaattctTGTGGACAGACGAATGCGAACAAAGctttcaagaattgaagaagaggttgACCACCGCCCCAGTACTAGCCGTTCCAGAAGCAAACAAGGAATATACCATATATACAGACGCATCAAAGAAAggactaggttgtgtactgatgcaagagggaaaggtaatagcttatgcctcgcgacagcttaggccacatgaagcaAATTACCCGACACATGACCTAGAGCTAGCAGCAGTAGTGCAcgcattgaaaatttggagacaccacctttatggagtaagatgtgaaatttacaccgaccataagagtctcaaatatttctttgaacagaaggatctgaatatgagacaaagaagatggctagaattggtcaaggactacgattgtggaatcaattatcatCCAGGCAAAGCCAACGTCGTGGCAGATGCCTTGAGCAGAATGGAACGAGCCAAGTTAGGATGTATCCTAACCAAGGAGAATGACTTGGTTAGGGAATTCGAAAGGTTAAGGTTGGAAGTGGTATTTCCACCGCAAACCACAGATTTGATCATGGCGACACTCAGTGTTACCCCCGATCTAAGATCAAGGATT agtggaaatgggaccacATTGCCATGGACTTTGTCACTGCCTTGCCAAAGTCGAATAGAGGGAATACCGCCGTTTGGGTGA